The following are encoded together in the Candidatus Methylomirabilis oxygeniifera genome:
- a CDS encoding Conserved hypothetical protein; putative mxaJ (mxaJ3), involved in methanol dehydrogenase (Evidence 4 : Homologs of previously reported genes of unknown function), with protein MSRRLAVVGGLVVVMFLFPFAWQAWGGHVNPLRVCGDPNNLPFSNKQSEGFENKIAEVIAKELGTELTYFWWPHQHGLVRRALKPGLCDVMISIPQGWDRVLWTKPYYRSAYTLVYPKDRGFQIRSLDDPILKRLKIGVYINSPPAEALANRGITTNVVGYSPYYDSLTERRDKILQDLIAGEIDVVLDWGPMVGYFVKRVNSGSQPLEVVLLQGGEPGSPFTFEFSMGVKEGNTALKAELEQAISKRRAEIGKILEEYGVPILPLLAREQFPKVEEKPGVIFYRSFDREDPLPSY; from the coding sequence ATGAGTCGAAGACTTGCAGTTGTTGGTGGATTGGTTGTTGTGATGTTCCTGTTTCCCTTTGCCTGGCAGGCCTGGGGGGGGCATGTCAACCCGCTCCGTGTCTGTGGCGATCCGAACAACCTGCCGTTCTCCAACAAGCAATCAGAAGGATTTGAGAATAAGATCGCTGAAGTGATCGCGAAAGAGCTTGGGACGGAGCTGACTTACTTCTGGTGGCCGCATCAGCATGGGTTAGTTCGGAGAGCGTTGAAACCGGGACTCTGTGATGTCATGATCTCGATCCCTCAGGGTTGGGATCGGGTTCTCTGGACCAAGCCTTATTACCGCTCGGCGTATACCCTTGTGTACCCCAAGGATCGAGGATTTCAGATCAGATCGCTTGACGACCCGATCCTGAAGCGCCTCAAGATCGGGGTCTATATCAATTCCCCACCGGCAGAGGCGTTAGCGAATAGAGGTATCACGACAAACGTTGTCGGCTATAGCCCCTATTATGATTCCTTGACCGAACGCCGGGATAAAATTCTCCAGGATTTGATTGCCGGTGAGATTGATGTCGTACTGGATTGGGGACCAATGGTCGGCTATTTTGTGAAACGGGTGAATAGTGGATCACAACCTCTTGAGGTAGTCCTTCTTCAGGGTGGGGAGCCAGGGAGTCCCTTCACCTTCGAGTTCTCCATGGGAGTGAAGGAGGGTAATACGGCACTCAAAGCTGAGCTGGAACAGGCGATCAGTAAGCGGCGCGCCGAAATCGGAAAAATCCTGGAAGAGTATGGTGTGCCCATTCTGCCGCTGCTGGCGCGCGAGCAGTTTCCAAAAGTAGAAGAAAAGCCTGGAGTGATCTTCTACCGCAGTTTCGATCGAGAGGACCCCCTTCCCTCTTATTAA
- a CDS encoding exported protein of unknown function (Evidence 5 : No homology to any previously reported sequences), with protein sequence MIFFSQTISRIAWVRWTVLLLVLMFIITPLLALQAVAQDDDVGLPIHPKAILSTITRQSGEGEGTRWVKVHFTVNAPYKQVVKFYQEKVGRNAQISEIDSGKLLNTLILFRRDLTDQFNVNISSELGRKVAKVELSRNFARP encoded by the coding sequence GTGATATTCTTTAGTCAGACGATCAGCCGCATCGCATGGGTCAGATGGACGGTTTTGCTGTTAGTGCTTATGTTTATCATTACGCCCCTTCTTGCCTTGCAGGCTGTTGCTCAGGATGACGATGTCGGTCTTCCAATTCATCCAAAGGCGATTCTTTCGACCATTACTCGTCAGTCCGGAGAAGGGGAAGGAACACGATGGGTCAAGGTCCACTTTACGGTCAACGCACCGTACAAGCAGGTCGTCAAATTCTATCAGGAGAAGGTGGGCAGGAATGCGCAAATCTCTGAGATCGATTCTGGAAAGCTTCTGAATACCCTCATCCTATTCAGGAGGGACCTTACGGATCAGTTCAACGTCAATATCAGCAGTGAGCTTGGGAGGAAAGTTGCTAAGGTTGAACTGTCCAGGAACTTTGCTCGTCCGTAG
- the cspA gene encoding Cold shock protein, DNA binding (Evidence 2a : Function of homologous gene experimentally demonstrated in an other organism; PubMedId : 10618253, 1597410, 2404279; Product type f : factor), giving the protein MRVTGTVKWFNDAKGYGFIAREDGDDVFVHYSAISGSGFRSLNEGQAVEFDVVDGPKGKQAANVTRAA; this is encoded by the coding sequence ATGCGAGTTACAGGTACTGTGAAGTGGTTCAACGATGCAAAAGGTTACGGTTTTATCGCGCGAGAAGATGGCGACGACGTATTCGTACATTATTCTGCGATTTCCGGATCCGGCTTCCGGTCGCTCAATGAAGGGCAGGCTGTGGAGTTTGACGTCGTAGATGGGCCAAAGGGCAAGCAAGCTGCCAACGTGACCAGAGCAGCATAG
- the mxaG gene encoding mxaG (cytochrome c1 precursor) involved in methanol dehydrogenase (mxaG3) (Evidence 2b : Function of strongly homologous gene; Product type e : enzyme) gives MLQKKTLLVVSVLGLVMLGCVQSLTAQTQQAPAKTTEYAQAQSGEQPKGPETPAPADQQKPKKLNPFTGNADAIKAGRQLYLEKGCPGCHGSGGGGAMAGATAFIRDTWKFAGDDDTYFKVIKGTYPGQTMPAVFGATLTDEETWKIIAWIRSIYKGDPERIVW, from the coding sequence ATGCTACAGAAAAAGACACTTCTCGTCGTTTCAGTTCTAGGCCTTGTGATGTTGGGATGTGTCCAGAGTCTCACGGCTCAGACCCAGCAAGCTCCGGCGAAGACAACAGAATACGCTCAAGCGCAATCTGGTGAACAACCGAAAGGACCGGAGACCCCCGCACCTGCCGATCAGCAGAAGCCCAAAAAGCTCAATCCCTTTACCGGGAACGCAGACGCGATCAAAGCGGGACGGCAATTGTATCTGGAGAAAGGCTGTCCAGGCTGCCATGGTTCGGGTGGTGGTGGGGCGATGGCCGGCGCCACGGCATTCATACGTGATACTTGGAAATTTGCTGGTGACGACGACACCTACTTCAAAGTGATCAAGGGGACCTATCCAGGACAGACCATGCCGGCGGTCTTCGGGGCTACCCTGACAGATGAGGAGACATGGAAAATTATTGCCTGGATCCGGTCGATCTATAAAGGGGATCCGGAGAGGATCGTGTGGTAA
- the mxaF gene encoding Methanol dehydrogenase large subunit homolog (mxaF3) (Evidence 2a : Function of homologous gene experimentally demonstrated in an other organism; Product type e : enzyme), whose amino-acid sequence MSVKRRMSLIGGLLVLAGSLAISAPIVSANDDVLKLQKDDGQWVVQSKNYSGTRYSTLNQITPENAKNLKVAWSFSLGTLNGQQGGPLVVGDTMYAHSSYAGGPTGHSHNIFALDLSKEGAPIKWRYNAKYDQKAPPVACCDLVHKGLQYANGKILYQTLDGMVIALDAKTGKELWKTRNADPSKGETSTAAGLVIKDKYIAGVAGGEFGVRGWVAAYDINTGKQVWKARSMGPDEEIKLAPDFNAANPHYGRFGEGTKSWPGEMWKQGGGTTWGYYAYDPELNLLYYGSGNPGTWNPAPRKGGDNKWSMTIWARNPDTGVAKWAYQMTPWDNWDYDGIDESVLTEQTFGGKKRKVLTHFDRNGFVYTLDRADGTLLAADAFVYVNWAKGIDLKTGRPILNPEKLTKQGEDTKNICPCAMGGKNYLPVAYSPLTNLFYASVNNMCMSYEGVQVQYTAGAPYVGATVLMYEGHEGKDVGYWGDFIAWDVVKGKRAWAIKESQPPWSGPVVTSTNVVFYGTMDGWFKAVDARDGKLLWKHKVGSGIIGNPITYKGPDGKQYVAVYSGVGGWFGATVSLDLPPDDPTAALGGVNAAYKSGLPMATTKGGTLYVFGL is encoded by the coding sequence ATGAGTGTGAAACGTCGTATGTCACTGATCGGAGGTCTGCTGGTTTTGGCCGGCAGCCTTGCGATATCGGCGCCTATCGTCTCAGCTAATGATGATGTGTTGAAGCTTCAAAAAGATGATGGCCAGTGGGTAGTCCAGAGCAAGAACTATTCAGGGACCCGCTACAGCACCCTGAACCAGATTACGCCCGAAAACGCAAAAAATCTCAAAGTCGCCTGGTCGTTCTCCTTGGGGACGCTAAACGGCCAGCAGGGCGGCCCGCTGGTTGTCGGCGACACAATGTATGCCCATAGCTCATACGCTGGAGGCCCTACAGGTCACTCGCACAACATCTTTGCGCTCGACCTATCCAAGGAAGGAGCGCCGATCAAGTGGCGGTATAATGCGAAGTATGACCAAAAGGCACCTCCCGTCGCCTGCTGCGACTTAGTTCATAAGGGCCTACAGTATGCGAACGGCAAGATCCTGTACCAGACGCTTGATGGAATGGTGATCGCTCTTGATGCCAAGACCGGCAAGGAGCTCTGGAAGACTCGGAACGCCGACCCCTCCAAGGGTGAGACGAGCACTGCCGCCGGCCTGGTGATTAAAGATAAGTATATCGCCGGTGTCGCCGGGGGCGAGTTCGGGGTGCGCGGCTGGGTGGCGGCCTACGACATCAATACCGGCAAGCAGGTCTGGAAGGCCCGCAGCATGGGGCCCGATGAAGAGATCAAGCTTGCCCCTGATTTCAATGCCGCCAACCCGCATTACGGACGATTCGGCGAGGGGACCAAGAGTTGGCCCGGCGAGATGTGGAAACAGGGCGGCGGTACGACCTGGGGCTATTATGCGTACGATCCTGAGCTGAACCTGCTTTACTACGGTAGCGGCAACCCAGGGACCTGGAATCCCGCCCCTCGGAAAGGCGGCGATAACAAGTGGTCGATGACTATCTGGGCTCGCAATCCCGACACTGGGGTGGCCAAGTGGGCCTATCAGATGACCCCGTGGGATAACTGGGACTACGATGGGATCGATGAATCCGTTTTGACCGAGCAGACATTCGGTGGCAAGAAGCGGAAGGTGCTCACGCACTTTGACCGCAATGGGTTCGTCTACACACTGGATCGAGCGGATGGAACCTTGCTGGCCGCTGATGCCTTCGTCTATGTCAACTGGGCGAAGGGGATCGACCTGAAGACGGGGCGGCCGATCTTGAATCCGGAGAAGCTCACCAAGCAGGGTGAAGACACCAAGAATATCTGCCCCTGCGCAATGGGTGGTAAGAACTATTTGCCGGTTGCATACTCCCCGCTGACGAACCTCTTCTACGCGTCCGTCAACAACATGTGTATGAGCTATGAAGGCGTTCAGGTTCAGTATACGGCGGGGGCTCCGTACGTGGGCGCCACCGTTCTGATGTATGAAGGCCACGAAGGTAAAGACGTCGGCTATTGGGGCGACTTCATTGCCTGGGATGTCGTCAAAGGAAAAAGGGCGTGGGCCATTAAAGAGAGTCAGCCCCCATGGAGCGGGCCCGTAGTGACTTCTACAAATGTGGTCTTCTACGGCACGATGGACGGCTGGTTCAAGGCGGTCGATGCGCGAGATGGAAAGCTCTTGTGGAAGCACAAGGTCGGTTCCGGGATTATCGGTAATCCGATCACCTACAAGGGGCCTGACGGCAAGCAGTATGTTGCCGTGTACTCCGGTGTCGGCGGGTGGTTTGGCGCTACTGTGTCGCTCGACTTGCCGCCGGACGATCCGACGGCTGCATTGGGCGGCGTGAATGCTGCCTACAAGTCCGGTTTGCCCATGGCAACGACTAAGGGCGGGACACTTTACGTGTTTGGCCTGTAA